The DNA window GCCGTGTGCGCCGTGTCCGACATCGTGCTCATCACCGCGGGCATCGCAGGCATCGGCGCATTGATCGCCGCGCACCCGGGAGCCCTCGATGTCGCACGGTTCGGCGGCGCGGCGTTCCTGATCGGTTACGGCCTGCTTGCGGCGCGGCGCGCCTGGCGGCCGTCCGCGCTGACCCCATCGGAGAAGGGCCCTGCACGGCTGCTCGAGGTGCTGGTCACCTGCCTCGCTCTGACGTGGCTCAATCCGCACGTCTACCTCGACACCGTGATCCTGCTGGGCACCCTCGCCAACGAGCACAGCGACGAGCGATGGTTGTTCGGCGTCGGCGCGGTCACCGCCAGCGTGGTGTGGTTCGTCAGCCTCGGACTCGGCGCGCGTCGACTCTCCGGGGTGTTCGCCACGCCGACGACCTGGCGGATCCTCGACGGCTTGATTGCCGTCACAATGACCGGACTCGGTGTGTCGCTGGTCTTGTCCTGAGAGAATTCGCCCCACACCAGCTGGACGAGTACCACCGCACCGGACACTGGACTTCATGGAAGCGGGGTATGCCGTTCATATGACCGCAGAGCAGAAGACTGTATTCATCACCGGAGCCGCAGCGGGGATCGGCAGGGCGACCGCCCTGAACTTCGCTCGTAAAGGATTCACCGTCGGCGGCTTCGACATCGACGAGGTCGGCCTGAAGTCATTGGCCGACGAGATCGACCGACTGGGTGCGACGGCGATCGTCGGTCACCTCAACGTCACCGATTCCGATGAAATGGCGCAGCGGATTGGCGAGTTCGCGAATGCGACAGGAGGCCGACTCGACGTCCTGATCAACAACGCCGGGATACTGCGCGCCGGCCGGTTCGAGGAGATGGACATCGGCGGCCACCTCAAGGAAATCGACATCAATGCCAAGGGTGTGGTGAACGGGCTGTACGCCGCGTTTCCCTACCTGCGATCTACACCGAACTCAGTCGTCGTCAACCTCGCGTCTGCGTCGGCGATCTACGGGCAGGCCGAACTCGCCAACTACAGCGCGACCAAGTTCTTCATCCGCGGCATCACCGAGGCGCTGGACATCGAGTGGAGTCGGTACGGCATCCGGGTGATCGCGATGTGGCCGCTGTTCGTGCAGACCGCGATGACGCAAACCCTCAAGACCGGAACCACCGAATCGCTCGGTATCCGGTTGACAGCACAGGACATCGCCGACGCCATCGTGGCCGCGACCGAACCGTCAAGGCTGCGTCGCCTCATCCATCAGGTGCACTTCCCCGTCGGATCGCAAACCAAGGTGATGGCGGTCGGCTCCCGATTCTCCCCCGGTTGGCTCACCCGTCTGGTCAACAAGAGACTGGCGCATTCCTGATGTTCAAGATGACTGTCGAAGACGTTTTCGCCATCCGCAACCGGGGCGTGGTCGCGACGGGCCGCGTTGAAAGCGGAACGCTACGGGTGGGCGACACCGTGCACATCAACGGCAGCCTCGGCGTGGCGGTCACCGCCATTGAGAAGTTCCGCAAGCAGTTGGACGAGGCGACAGCGG is part of the Mycolicibacterium tusciae JS617 genome and encodes:
- a CDS encoding SDR family oxidoreductase, giving the protein MTAEQKTVFITGAAAGIGRATALNFARKGFTVGGFDIDEVGLKSLADEIDRLGATAIVGHLNVTDSDEMAQRIGEFANATGGRLDVLINNAGILRAGRFEEMDIGGHLKEIDINAKGVVNGLYAAFPYLRSTPNSVVVNLASASAIYGQAELANYSATKFFIRGITEALDIEWSRYGIRVIAMWPLFVQTAMTQTLKTGTTESLGIRLTAQDIADAIVAATEPSRLRRLIHQVHFPVGSQTKVMAVGSRFSPGWLTRLVNKRLAHS
- the lysE gene encoding L-lysine exporter; protein product: MTSPLVIGFLASLTLIVAIGAQNAFVLRQGIRGEHVLAVVAVCAVSDIVLITAGIAGIGALIAAHPGALDVARFGGAAFLIGYGLLAARRAWRPSALTPSEKGPARLLEVLVTCLALTWLNPHVYLDTVILLGTLANEHSDERWLFGVGAVTASVVWFVSLGLGARRLSGVFATPTTWRILDGLIAVTMTGLGVSLVLS
- a CDS encoding EF-Tu/IF-2/RF-3 family GTPase, translated to MFKMTVEDVFAIRNRGVVATGRVESGTLRVGDTVHINGSLGVAVTAIEKFRKQLDEATAGENVGVLMKGIERAQLNRGDVLTSPSSPSSSTTYGEVPGI